One region of Quercus lobata isolate SW786 chromosome 2, ValleyOak3.0 Primary Assembly, whole genome shotgun sequence genomic DNA includes:
- the LOC115967882 gene encoding protein FAR1-RELATED SEQUENCE 5-like, whose protein sequence is MPSQRKVAATYAIEIDLSHESGLRLKISYELFSKQVGGYDNLNFTKQDHKNYLCTKRQRDMEHGEAASLGRYFSCQLKENPSYYFATQLDCKELITNIFWADARMIIDYSHFGDVITFDTTYSTNRDARPLGVFLGLNHHRETVVFGVALLYDETIESFVWLFETFLEAIFEKKPITIFTDQDATISAEIKFLTAWNEMLDKYDVRENKWLIDLFKLKEKWAQAYVKRTFTAGMKTIQLNECFNADLKDCLCTDLNIVEFFTHFKRVVNQKQDKELEA, encoded by the exons ATGCCATCACAACGGAAAGTGGCTGCAACTTATGCTATTGAAATTGATTTGTCACATGAATCAGGATTAAGATTAAAGATATCTTATGAGCTTTTTAGTAAGCAAGTTGGTGGATATGATAATCTTAATTTTACCAAGCAagatcataaaaattatttatgcaCTAAGCGACAAAGAGACATGGAGCATGGGGAAGCCGCTAGCTTGGGAAGATATTTCAGTTGTCAACTTAAGGAAAATCCTTCATATTATTTTGCTACTCAATTGGACTGTAAAGAGTTGATTACTAATATCTTTTGGGCCGATGCAAGAATGATCATTGATTATAGCCACTTCGGTGATGTAATAACGTTTGATACAACGTATAGTACAAATAGAGATGCAAGGCCACTTGGAGTATTTTTGGGTCTCAATCACCATAGAGAAACTGTTGTATTTGGAGTTGCACTTTTATATGATGAAACGATTGAATCTTTTGTATGGTTATTTGAGACCTTCTTAGAAGCAATATTTGAAAAGAAGCCAATCACTATTTTCACAGATCAAGATGCAACAATATCAGCTGAAATAAAA TTTCTTACAGCTTGGAATGAAATGCTGGATAAGTACGATGTTCGTGAAAATAAATGGCTAATTGATCTAtttaaattgaaggaaaaatggGCCCAAGCATATGTTAAGAGAACTTTCACTGCAGGAATGAAGACAATCCAGCTTAATGAGTGTTTCAATGCTGACTTGAAGGATTGCTTGTGTACTGATCTCAATATAGTAGAGTTTTTCACTCATTTTAAAAGAGTTGTCAATCAAAAGCAGGATAAGGAGTTAGAAGCATAA